The following are encoded together in the Arthrobacter sp. Y-9 genome:
- the truB gene encoding tRNA pseudouridine(55) synthase TruB — MLSGLVIVDKPQGWTSHDVVARMRRLAGTRKVGHAGTLDPMATGVLVVGVNKATRLLTYIVGTGKRYTATIRLGQSTVTDDAEGEITAEQDASSVDDQSIRDAVLAFLGDIQQVPSSVSAIKVNGERSYARVRAGEDVALAARPVTIRRFDVLDIRHDGAVVDVDVDVECSSGTYIRALARDLGAALGVGGHLTVLRRHEVGPFTLGAARTLEQLAEDFQVLDLAQAARDLMPVRELRAEEAEDLSHGRRIHRDEAQPGTAEHPVAAFAPDGTLVALLADSGRHAKPVLVFPPDAPSAPAGQAAGER, encoded by the coding sequence GTGCTTTCGGGACTGGTGATCGTGGATAAACCACAGGGTTGGACGAGCCACGATGTCGTGGCCCGTATGCGTCGGCTGGCGGGAACCCGCAAGGTGGGTCATGCCGGCACCCTGGATCCCATGGCCACCGGCGTCCTGGTGGTCGGCGTCAACAAGGCCACCCGCCTGCTGACCTACATCGTGGGCACCGGCAAGCGCTACACCGCCACCATCCGCCTGGGTCAGTCCACCGTGACCGATGACGCGGAAGGCGAGATCACCGCCGAACAGGACGCCTCCTCCGTGGATGACCAGTCGATCCGCGACGCCGTCCTGGCGTTCCTTGGCGACATCCAGCAGGTGCCCAGCAGTGTCAGTGCGATCAAGGTCAACGGCGAACGCTCCTACGCCCGCGTGCGCGCCGGTGAGGACGTGGCGCTGGCAGCACGTCCCGTGACCATCCGCCGCTTCGACGTCCTGGACATCCGCCACGACGGCGCCGTCGTGGACGTGGACGTGGACGTCGAGTGTTCCTCGGGAACCTACATCCGTGCCCTCGCCCGCGACCTGGGCGCCGCGCTCGGCGTCGGGGGCCACCTCACGGTCCTCCGCCGCCACGAAGTCGGGCCTTTCACGCTCGGCGCCGCCCGGACGCTCGAGCAGCTCGCGGAGGACTTCCAGGTCCTCGACCTGGCCCAGGCCGCCCGCGATCTGATGCCGGTCCGGGAACTCAGGGCCGAAGAGGCCGAAGACCTGTCCCACGGACGCCGCATCCACCGGGACGAGGCGCAGCCGGGCACCGCCGAGCATCCCGTGGCCGCCTTCGCGCCGGACGGCACCCTGGTCGCGCTCCTGGCCGACTCCGGCCGTCACGCCAAGCCCGTGCTCGTCTTCCCGCCGGACGCCCCGTCGGCGCCGGCCGGCCAGGCCGCGGGGGAGCGGTGA
- a CDS encoding bifunctional riboflavin kinase/FAD synthetase, protein MVDIWRDLSEVPEAYGPTVVTIGNFDGVHRGHRRVLSRLVEAAREGGARAVVVTFDPHPAQVHRPEHAPELIMGLQDRIEALGAEGVDAVLVMHYTPELASMSARGFVQDVLVDGLRASGAVIGHDTRFGAGNSGDVDTMRELGGELGFQVEVIDEFGSDDDGGLSRRCSSTWVREALAAGNVEQAAEVLGRPHRMRGEVVHGAARGRELGFPTANLAHDSSGFVPADGIYAGWLVDEAGTRWPAAISVGSNPTFEGVQRQVEAHVIGRPDEPVENFNLYGQCIVVEFVSHLRGMVAYRGPEALVEQMCLDVAQTREILGVGAPQA, encoded by the coding sequence ATGGTTGACATTTGGCGGGACCTCTCGGAGGTCCCGGAAGCTTACGGTCCCACCGTGGTGACGATCGGGAACTTCGACGGCGTGCACCGGGGCCACCGCAGAGTCCTGAGCCGCCTGGTCGAGGCCGCCCGCGAGGGTGGCGCACGCGCCGTCGTCGTGACCTTCGACCCGCATCCCGCCCAGGTCCACCGCCCCGAGCACGCGCCCGAGCTGATCATGGGTCTGCAGGACCGGATCGAAGCGCTCGGCGCGGAAGGCGTCGACGCCGTCCTGGTCATGCACTACACGCCGGAGCTGGCTTCCATGAGCGCGCGCGGGTTCGTGCAGGACGTCCTGGTGGACGGCCTGCGGGCCTCCGGCGCCGTGATCGGCCACGACACCCGCTTCGGCGCCGGCAACAGCGGCGATGTGGACACCATGCGGGAGCTCGGCGGCGAACTCGGCTTCCAGGTGGAGGTCATCGACGAGTTCGGCAGCGACGACGACGGCGGCCTCTCGCGCCGCTGCTCCTCGACGTGGGTGCGTGAGGCCCTCGCCGCGGGGAACGTCGAGCAGGCCGCCGAGGTGCTCGGCCGCCCGCATCGCATGCGCGGGGAGGTGGTCCATGGCGCCGCCCGCGGCCGCGAACTCGGATTCCCCACGGCCAATCTGGCCCACGACTCCTCGGGTTTCGTCCCCGCGGACGGCATCTACGCGGGGTGGCTGGTCGACGAGGCCGGCACTCGGTGGCCGGCCGCCATCTCCGTGGGCTCGAATCCCACGTTCGAAGGCGTGCAGCGCCAGGTCGAGGCGCACGTGATCGGCCGCCCGGATGAGCCGGTGGAGAACTTCAACCTGTACGGCCAGTGCATCGTGGTGGAGTTCGTCTCCCATCTGCGCGGGATGGTCGCGTACCGGGGTCCCGAAGCGCTCGTCGAGCAGATGTGCCTCGACGTCGCGCAGACGCGCGAGATCCTCGGCGTCGGCGCGCCGCAGGCCTGA
- a CDS encoding DUF2252 domain-containing protein, which translates to MEPARATLTEQLTAGKAARSSHPRRELARLTTDGRESLEILDRQNATRVPSLVPLREERMAASPFAFYRGAAAVMAADLARDPNSGILVASCGDAHLANFGFYASPERSLVFDLNDFDEAGWAPWEWDLKRLVTSLVIAGRDSGRSAEVIENAVLAAVDGYRLGLDAALRLSPVERYYTNVDADQTLSRLAGPSRKALQDAITKARKRTTGQAARKLTRKGEDGRIRFVDDPPVMEHVEAALTRDLNALFKAYQRNVAIDIAFLVQHYTLADFARRVVGVGSVGTQCFVLALQDSADDVLILQAKEARRSVLAEFGGITQPRPLLDGVAERGEGARVVGLQKILQACSDPFLGHLQAPEGDFYLRQFRDMKGGIDVSTLEDGSFHGYAQACALLLSRAHSQSPAATRIAGYLGRGRKVGSALLDWSLAYEEVNAADHRAFVDRLRSGSPEGRTAAP; encoded by the coding sequence ATGGAGCCCGCACGCGCCACCCTCACGGAACAGCTCACGGCCGGCAAGGCCGCCCGGTCCTCCCATCCGCGCCGGGAACTGGCTCGGCTCACCACGGACGGACGGGAGTCCCTGGAGATCCTGGACCGGCAGAACGCGACGCGCGTCCCGTCCCTGGTCCCGCTGCGCGAGGAGAGGATGGCCGCCTCGCCGTTCGCCTTCTACCGCGGCGCCGCCGCCGTCATGGCGGCGGACCTCGCCCGCGACCCGAACAGCGGGATCCTGGTGGCCTCCTGCGGCGACGCCCACCTCGCCAACTTCGGGTTCTACGCCTCTCCGGAACGGAGCCTGGTGTTCGATCTCAACGACTTCGACGAGGCGGGCTGGGCGCCGTGGGAGTGGGATCTGAAACGCCTGGTCACGAGCCTTGTCATCGCCGGCCGGGACAGCGGGCGCAGTGCCGAGGTCATCGAGAACGCGGTACTGGCCGCCGTCGACGGCTACCGTCTGGGACTGGATGCGGCGCTCCGGCTGAGCCCCGTGGAGCGGTACTACACGAACGTCGATGCCGATCAGACGCTGAGCAGACTGGCCGGACCATCGCGGAAGGCTCTCCAGGACGCGATCACGAAGGCGCGGAAACGGACCACCGGGCAGGCGGCCCGCAAACTGACCCGCAAGGGCGAGGACGGCCGCATCCGGTTCGTGGACGATCCCCCCGTCATGGAGCACGTGGAAGCGGCCCTGACCCGCGACCTCAACGCGCTCTTCAAGGCCTACCAGCGCAATGTCGCGATCGACATCGCATTCCTCGTCCAGCACTACACACTCGCGGACTTCGCGCGCCGCGTGGTGGGCGTGGGAAGTGTCGGCACGCAGTGCTTCGTGCTGGCGCTGCAGGACTCCGCCGACGACGTGCTCATCCTCCAGGCGAAGGAGGCCCGCCGGAGCGTGCTGGCGGAGTTCGGCGGCATCACCCAGCCGCGCCCCTTGCTGGACGGGGTCGCCGAACGCGGTGAAGGCGCCCGTGTGGTGGGACTTCAGAAGATCCTTCAGGCGTGCTCGGACCCGTTCCTGGGCCATCTGCAGGCGCCGGAAGGAGACTTCTACCTGCGCCAGTTCCGCGACATGAAGGGCGGGATCGACGTCTCGACCCTCGAGGACGGCTCGTTCCACGGCTATGCCCAGGCGTGCGCCCTGCTGCTGTCCCGAGCCCACTCCCAGTCGCCGGCCGCCACGCGGATCGCCGGGTACCTCGGCCGGGGCCGGAAGGTGGGGTCGGCCCTGCTGGACTGGTCGCTCGCCTACGAGGAGGTCAATGCCGCGGACCACCGGGCGTTCGTGGACCGCCTCCGGTCCGGCTCCCCCGAGGGCAGGACCGCGGCCCCCTGA
- the rpsO gene encoding 30S ribosomal protein S15: MALDAAVKTQIIQEFATHEGDTGSPEVQIAVLSKRISDLTEHLKFHKHDHHTRRGLMALVGRRKRMLRYLHDTDINRYRSLIERLGLRR, from the coding sequence GTGGCACTTGACGCCGCCGTAAAGACGCAGATCATCCAGGAATTCGCCACCCACGAGGGTGACACCGGTTCCCCCGAGGTTCAGATCGCTGTGCTGTCCAAGCGCATCTCTGACCTGACGGAGCACCTGAAGTTCCACAAGCACGACCACCACACCCGCCGTGGCCTCATGGCTCTGGTCGGTCGCCGCAAGCGCATGCTGCGTTACCTGCACGACACCGACATCAACCGCTACCGTTCGCTCATCGAGCGTCTCGGCCTGCGCCGCTAG
- a CDS encoding polyribonucleotide nucleotidyltransferase, producing the protein MEGPEIQFSEAIIDNGRFGQRVIRFETGRLAKQAAGAAMVYIDDDTALLSATTAGKHPREGFDFFPLTVDVEERMYAAGRIPGSFFRREGRPSTEAILACRLMDRPLRPAFVKGLRNEVQIVVTVLAINPDELYDVVAINASSMSTQLSGLPFSGPIGGVRVALIADEQGTQWVAFPKHSQLENAVFDMVVAGRIAGDDVAIMMVEAEATDNSWNLIKEQGATAPTEEVVAEGLEAAKPFIKALCEAQADLAARAAKPTVEFPVFLDYQDDVFAAVEAAAAGRLAEVFQIADKQERDAASDALKDEVVASLSEQFEGREKELSAAFRSVTKQVVRQRILKDQVRIDGRGLTDIRQLTAEVEVLPRVHGSAIFERGETQIMGVTTLNMLKMEQQIDSLSPEKTKRYMHNYNFPPYSTGETGRVGSPKRREIGHGALAERALVPVLPSREEFPYAIRQVSEALGSNGSTSMGSVCASTLSLLNAGVPLKAPVAGIAMGLVSDEVDGQTRYAALTDILGAEDAFGDMDFKVAGTREFVTAIQLDTKLDGIPASVLAAALKQAREARLHILDVLNAAIDTPDELSEFAPRVIAVKIPVDKIGEVIGPKGKMINQIQEDTGADISIEDDGTVYIGATNGPSAEAARSAINAIANPQIPEIGERYLGTVVKTTTFGAFVSLTPGKDGLLHVTELRKLAGGKRVDNVEDVVSVGQKVQVEITKIDDRGKLSLSPVVEDEAEAPAGE; encoded by the coding sequence TTGGAGGGTCCCGAGATCCAGTTCTCCGAAGCGATCATCGACAACGGCCGGTTCGGCCAGCGCGTGATCCGCTTTGAAACCGGCCGTCTGGCCAAGCAGGCCGCAGGTGCGGCCATGGTGTACATCGACGATGACACCGCCCTGCTCTCCGCCACCACCGCGGGCAAGCACCCGCGTGAGGGCTTCGACTTCTTCCCGCTCACCGTCGATGTGGAAGAGCGCATGTACGCCGCCGGCCGCATCCCCGGCAGCTTCTTCCGCCGCGAAGGCCGTCCGTCCACGGAAGCCATCCTGGCCTGCCGCCTGATGGACCGCCCGCTGCGCCCCGCCTTCGTGAAGGGCCTGCGCAACGAGGTCCAGATCGTCGTCACCGTTCTGGCGATCAACCCGGACGAGCTCTACGACGTGGTCGCCATCAACGCGTCCTCCATGTCCACCCAGCTCTCCGGTCTGCCGTTCTCCGGCCCGATCGGCGGCGTCCGCGTCGCGCTGATCGCTGACGAGCAGGGCACCCAGTGGGTCGCCTTCCCGAAGCACTCCCAGCTCGAGAACGCCGTGTTCGACATGGTCGTGGCCGGCCGCATCGCCGGTGACGACGTCGCGATCATGATGGTCGAGGCCGAGGCCACCGACAACTCCTGGAACCTCATCAAGGAACAGGGCGCCACCGCCCCCACCGAAGAGGTCGTGGCCGAGGGCCTCGAGGCCGCCAAGCCGTTCATCAAGGCCCTGTGCGAGGCTCAGGCCGATCTGGCCGCCCGTGCCGCCAAGCCCACGGTCGAGTTCCCCGTCTTCCTGGACTACCAGGACGACGTGTTCGCCGCCGTCGAGGCCGCTGCTGCCGGCCGCCTGGCCGAGGTCTTCCAGATCGCGGACAAGCAGGAGCGCGACGCCGCCTCCGACGCGCTCAAGGACGAAGTCGTCGCTTCCCTCTCCGAGCAGTTCGAGGGCCGCGAGAAGGAGCTTTCCGCCGCCTTCCGCTCCGTCACCAAGCAGGTCGTGCGCCAGCGCATCCTCAAGGACCAGGTCCGCATCGACGGCCGTGGTCTGACGGACATCCGTCAGCTCACCGCCGAGGTCGAGGTCCTGCCCCGCGTGCACGGTTCCGCCATCTTCGAGCGCGGCGAGACCCAGATCATGGGTGTCACCACGCTGAACATGCTCAAGATGGAGCAGCAGATCGACTCCCTGTCGCCGGAGAAGACCAAGCGCTACATGCACAACTACAACTTCCCGCCGTACTCCACCGGTGAAACCGGCCGCGTCGGTTCCCCGAAGCGCCGCGAAATCGGCCATGGTGCTCTCGCCGAGCGCGCCCTGGTGCCGGTGCTGCCGAGCCGCGAGGAGTTCCCGTACGCGATCCGTCAGGTGTCCGAGGCTCTCGGCTCCAACGGCTCGACGTCGATGGGTTCCGTCTGCGCCTCCACCCTGTCCCTGCTGAACGCCGGTGTGCCGCTGAAGGCCCCCGTCGCCGGCATCGCCATGGGCCTGGTGTCCGACGAGGTCGACGGTCAGACCCGCTACGCGGCCCTGACCGACATCCTCGGCGCCGAGGACGCCTTCGGTGACATGGACTTCAAGGTCGCCGGTACCCGCGAGTTCGTCACGGCCATCCAGCTCGACACCAAGCTCGACGGCATCCCCGCCTCCGTGCTGGCCGCCGCGCTGAAGCAGGCCCGTGAGGCCCGCCTCCACATCCTCGACGTGCTCAACGCCGCGATCGACACCCCGGACGAGCTCTCCGAGTTCGCCCCCCGCGTCATCGCCGTGAAGATCCCCGTGGACAAGATCGGCGAGGTCATCGGCCCGAAGGGCAAGATGATCAACCAGATCCAGGAGGACACCGGCGCGGACATCTCCATCGAGGACGACGGCACCGTCTACATCGGCGCCACCAACGGCCCGTCCGCCGAGGCTGCCCGTTCCGCGATCAACGCCATCGCGAACCCGCAGATCCCTGAGATCGGTGAGCGCTACCTGGGCACCGTGGTCAAGACCACCACCTTCGGTGCGTTCGTCTCCCTGACCCCGGGCAAGGACGGCCTCCTGCACGTCACCGAGCTGCGCAAGCTCGCCGGTGGCAAGCGTGTGGACAACGTCGAGGACGTCGTCTCCGTGGGCCAGAAGGTCCAGGTGGAGATCACCAAGATCGACGACCGTGGCAAGCTCTCCCTCTCCCCGGTGGTTGAGGACGAGGCTGAAGCCCCGGCTGGCGAGTAG
- a CDS encoding pitrilysin family protein encodes MPLSVEQGRPVLLHAHDGAEVRRTILPGGVRVLTESMPGQRSATIGFWVGVGSRDEVGGQHGSTHFLEHLLFKGTRRRTALEIASAFDEVGGESNAATAKESTCYYARVLDRDLPMAIDVIADMITGAVLDPEELEQEREVILEEIAMDADDPTDVAHEHFVSAVLGEHPLGRPIGGTPEAIRAVARDSVWEHYQQHYRPQELVVTAAGGLDHDVVCSLVEEALRSAGWPLTQGTAPKPRRSSVPAEISGQPGLTVVKRQVEQANIILGCPGLVAGDSRRYVMSVLNSVLGGGMSSRLFQEIREKKGLVYSTYSFSSSYADTGYFGLYAGCSPAKVGQVITLLQAELDKLAEHGITESELSKAKGQLSGGIVLALEDTGSRMSRLGRAELVSGEFQSIDDTLARIDAVTADEVLDLARDMAGRPRTITVVGPFDESETFGL; translated from the coding sequence CTGCCTCTGAGCGTGGAGCAGGGCCGTCCGGTCCTGCTCCACGCTCATGATGGGGCAGAAGTCCGCCGGACCATCCTTCCGGGTGGCGTCCGTGTCCTCACCGAATCGATGCCGGGTCAGCGCTCCGCGACCATCGGTTTCTGGGTCGGCGTGGGCTCCCGCGACGAGGTGGGCGGCCAGCACGGCTCCACCCACTTCCTCGAGCATCTGCTCTTCAAGGGCACCCGACGCCGGACCGCCCTGGAGATCGCCTCCGCCTTCGACGAGGTGGGCGGCGAGTCCAACGCGGCCACCGCGAAAGAGAGCACCTGCTACTACGCCCGTGTGCTCGACCGTGATCTGCCGATGGCGATCGACGTCATCGCGGACATGATCACCGGCGCCGTCCTCGACCCCGAGGAACTGGAGCAGGAGCGCGAGGTCATCCTCGAAGAGATCGCCATGGACGCGGACGATCCCACCGATGTGGCGCACGAGCACTTCGTCTCCGCCGTCCTCGGCGAGCACCCGCTGGGCCGCCCGATCGGGGGCACCCCCGAAGCCATCCGCGCCGTGGCGCGGGACTCCGTCTGGGAGCACTACCAGCAGCACTACCGTCCCCAGGAGCTGGTGGTCACCGCCGCCGGTGGGCTGGACCACGACGTCGTGTGCTCGCTCGTGGAGGAGGCGCTCCGGTCCGCCGGCTGGCCCCTGACGCAGGGCACCGCGCCGAAACCCCGCAGGTCCTCCGTGCCGGCCGAGATCTCCGGACAGCCGGGCCTCACCGTCGTGAAGCGGCAGGTGGAGCAGGCCAACATCATCCTGGGCTGCCCGGGGCTGGTGGCCGGCGACTCCCGCCGTTACGTGATGAGCGTGCTGAACTCCGTGCTCGGCGGAGGCATGTCCTCCCGTCTGTTCCAGGAGATCCGCGAGAAGAAGGGCCTGGTGTATTCCACGTACTCCTTCTCGTCGAGCTACGCGGACACGGGCTACTTCGGCCTGTACGCGGGCTGCAGCCCGGCCAAGGTGGGGCAGGTCATCACCCTGCTCCAGGCCGAACTGGACAAGCTCGCGGAACACGGCATCACGGAGTCGGAACTGAGCAAGGCCAAGGGCCAGCTCTCCGGCGGGATCGTGCTGGCGCTCGAGGACACCGGCTCCCGGATGTCCCGCCTGGGCCGTGCGGAACTGGTGTCCGGCGAGTTCCAGAGCATCGATGACACGCTCGCGCGGATCGACGCCGTGACCGCGGACGAGGTCCTGGACCTGGCGCGGGACATGGCCGGGCGTCCTCGCACCATCACCGTCGTCGGACCCTTCGACGAGTCGGAGACGTTCGGGCTTTAA